A stretch of the Diprion similis isolate iyDipSimi1 chromosome 14, iyDipSimi1.1, whole genome shotgun sequence genome encodes the following:
- the LOC124414405 gene encoding GRIP and coiled-coil domain-containing protein 1 isoform X1, whose amino-acid sequence MERASKKELCEIVDKQRQKLTKYENRLRDIVPAYESLVKEKEALEESLKTFILKTKADVDKNDKTSDLKTGTELVPNSKKEAISQLETVEQLKTQLTALMNSLATLSAEKSKMEANFQSDKKQLRTEREEYEKVIRELREKLKQAQKETRSEVEHVKYKLIMERHEREKEQADHSAMIKYIYLTCMKNAFDRCWELQRLLNDERCAKEQLENQVKDLKINVASKEQSRLLEAELEIARNKLKQAEAAAKETPPLLLSLQFEMASLKQQHRNAIQEEQKRASAAEQQARILAMTHESRVAGLEARLAELSETVGGYDRLRYQDQQAIQKLKDQLANLQGAGYKDKETGRFENDPEEIAVRIKKLYGRLSDLANQDKSSDIKNLLGKLNLRDVNEDLEYKEKFEKLEQEFEDFKLKTSAQLRHATPDSSLNKEQDKITASESNECGNYKLQLNAAKLQIKNLEERLRRSNADIINKEKEFKSQLENQQQLLREERLKSERSLSLKENEFRGKISTLEHQLQRQRERTLVLIQDKDQEIQTLKSSFHALLPKKASSGDQEDRSKSPTPDNVSEPAVDLVTGLLTADSPPMLHYAQELARREVQVSGLRKSNMKLEADIREKHREYIKATEKHKEELKRLESEVTRLKAYKSREGANLEYLKNVVLNYLLTNDGSSKRHMLNAISTILHFTPEEAEKIRHLKRH is encoded by the exons ATGGAAAGAGCGAGCAAGAAGGAGCTTTGCGAAATCGTAGATAAGCAGAGGCAAAAACTAACCAAGTATGAGAACCGCCTGAGAG ATATCGTGCCGGCGTACGAGAGTttagtaaaagaaaaagaagcccTAGAAGAAAGCCTCAAAACTTTTATCCTTAAAACTAAGGCTGACGtagataaaaatgataaaacatCAGATTTGAAAACTGGCACTGAACTG GTGCCTAATTCTAAAAAAGAAGCAATAAGCCAACTAGAGACTGTGGAGCAATTAAAAACTCAGCTTACTGCCCTGATGAATTCGTTAGCAACTctttcagcagaaaaatcaaaaatggagGCAAATTTTCAGTCTGATAAAAAACAGCTGCGCACGGAAAGAGAAGAA TACGAAAAAGTTATCAGAgagttgagagaaaaattgaaacaggcACAAAAAGAAACACGCTCCGAGGTTGAGCATGTTAAGTATAAACTCATCATGGAACGGCATGAACGAGAAAAGGAGCAAGCTGATCATTCCGCAATGATTAAGTACATATACCTCACTTGTATGAAGAATGCTTTCGACCGATGTTG GGAACTGCAAAGACTGCTCAATGACGAAAGATGCGCCAAGGAGCAGCTGGAAAACCAAGTTAAGGATCTGAAGATCAATGTAGCGAGTAAAGAGCAAAGTAGGTTGCTAGAGGCAGAGTTAGAAATTGCCaggaataaattgaaacaagCAGAGGCAGCTGCAAAAGAAACTCCTCCACTACTGCTTTCTTTACAATTTGAAATGGCGAGTTTAAAACAACAACATCGCAATGCAATTCAAGAG GAACAAAAGAGAGCCTCTGCCGCAGAACAACAGGCAAGAATTCTAGCAATGACGCATGAATCCAGAGTTGCAGGATTGGAGGCTCGATTAGCAGAGTTATCGGAAACAGTTGGAGGATACGATAGACTGAGGTATCAGGATCAGCAAGCTATTCAAAAGCTAAAGGACCAATTGGCCAATTTGCAAGGGGCTGGATATAAAGATAAAGAAACAGGAAGGTTCGAAAATGATCCAGAAGAAATTGCAGTTAGAATAAAGAAGCTCTATGGTCGTTTGTCGGACCTGGCGAATCAGGACAAGTCGTCTGATATCAAAA atcttTTAGGTAAACTGAATCTACGCGATGTTAACGAGGATCTAGAGTAcaaagaaaagtttgaaaaactagAACAAGAGTTCGAAGATTTCAAACTGAAAACATCGGCCCAGCTTCGCCATGCGACACCTGATTCCTCGCTGAATAAAGAACAGGACAAAATTACTGCTTCTGAATCAAACGAATGCGGTAATTACAAACTGCAGTTGAATGCTGCTAAATtgcagattaaaaatttagaagaaaGATTGCGCAGATCGAATGCAGATATAATTAACAAAGAGAAAGAATTCAAATCTCAATTAGAAAATCAGCAacag CTACTCAGAGAAGAACGATTGAAAAGTGAAAGATCGCTATCTCTGAAGGAAAATGAATTCCGAGGAAAGATTTCAACCTTGGAACATCAGCTTCAACGTCAAAGGGAACGAACATTGGTATTAATTCAGGACAAGGACCAAGAAATACAAACCTTAAAATCATCATTTCATGCGTTACTGCCAAAGAAAGCTTCTTCTGGAGATCAAGAAGACCGCTCCAAATCCCCGACTCCGGACAATGTTTCCGAACCAGCGGTTGATCTTGTTACAGGCTTGCTGACAGCCGACAGTCCACCTATGCTCCATTACGCTCAAGAATTGGCGAGGCGAGAAGTCCAGGTTTCAGGATTACGAAAAAGCAACATGAAATTGGAAGCAGATATTAGAGAGAAACATAGAGAATATATAAAAGCTACTGAAAAACACAAAGAGGAATTGAAAAGATTAGAAAGTGAAGTGACAAG ATTGAAAGCCTACAAATCCAGAGAAGGTGCAAATCTCGAGTACTTGAAGAATGTCGTGCTCAATTACCTCCTGACTAATGATGGATCCAGTAAGCGGCATATGCTGAATGCTATTTCTACCATTCTTCACTTCACTCCGGAAGAGGCGGAGAAAATTCGTCACCTCAAACGACATTGA
- the LOC124414405 gene encoding GRIP and coiled-coil domain-containing protein 1 isoform X3: MERASKKELCEIVDKQRQKLTKYENRLRDIVPAYESLVKEKEALEESLKTFILKTKADVDKNDKTSDLKTGTELVPNSKKEAISQLETVEQLKTQLTALMNSLATLSAEKSKMEANFQSDKKQLRTEREEYEKVIRELREKLKQAQKETRSEVEHVKYKLIMERHEREKEQADHSAMIKELQRLLNDERCAKEQLENQVKDLKINVASKEQSRLLEAELEIARNKLKQAEAAAKETPPLLLSLQFEMASLKQQHRNAIQEEQKRASAAEQQARILAMTHESRVAGLEARLAELSETVGGYDRLRYQDQQAIQKLKDQLANLQGAGYKDKETGRFENDPEEIAVRIKKLYGRLSDLANQDKSSDIKNLLGKLNLRDVNEDLEYKEKFEKLEQEFEDFKLKTSAQLRHATPDSSLNKEQDKITASESNECGNYKLQLNAAKLQIKNLEERLRRSNADIINKEKEFKSQLENQQQLLREERLKSERSLSLKENEFRGKISTLEHQLQRQRERTLVLIQDKDQEIQTLKSSFHALLPKKASSGDQEDRSKSPTPDNVSEPAVDLVTGLLTADSPPMLHYAQELARREVQVSGLRKSNMKLEADIREKHREYIKATEKHKEELKRLESEVTRLKAYKSREGANLEYLKNVVLNYLLTNDGSSKRHMLNAISTILHFTPEEAEKIRHLKRH, from the exons ATGGAAAGAGCGAGCAAGAAGGAGCTTTGCGAAATCGTAGATAAGCAGAGGCAAAAACTAACCAAGTATGAGAACCGCCTGAGAG ATATCGTGCCGGCGTACGAGAGTttagtaaaagaaaaagaagcccTAGAAGAAAGCCTCAAAACTTTTATCCTTAAAACTAAGGCTGACGtagataaaaatgataaaacatCAGATTTGAAAACTGGCACTGAACTG GTGCCTAATTCTAAAAAAGAAGCAATAAGCCAACTAGAGACTGTGGAGCAATTAAAAACTCAGCTTACTGCCCTGATGAATTCGTTAGCAACTctttcagcagaaaaatcaaaaatggagGCAAATTTTCAGTCTGATAAAAAACAGCTGCGCACGGAAAGAGAAGAA TACGAAAAAGTTATCAGAgagttgagagaaaaattgaaacaggcACAAAAAGAAACACGCTCCGAGGTTGAGCATGTTAAGTATAAACTCATCATGGAACGGCATGAACGAGAAAAGGAGCAAGCTGATCATTCCGCAATGATTAA GGAACTGCAAAGACTGCTCAATGACGAAAGATGCGCCAAGGAGCAGCTGGAAAACCAAGTTAAGGATCTGAAGATCAATGTAGCGAGTAAAGAGCAAAGTAGGTTGCTAGAGGCAGAGTTAGAAATTGCCaggaataaattgaaacaagCAGAGGCAGCTGCAAAAGAAACTCCTCCACTACTGCTTTCTTTACAATTTGAAATGGCGAGTTTAAAACAACAACATCGCAATGCAATTCAAGAG GAACAAAAGAGAGCCTCTGCCGCAGAACAACAGGCAAGAATTCTAGCAATGACGCATGAATCCAGAGTTGCAGGATTGGAGGCTCGATTAGCAGAGTTATCGGAAACAGTTGGAGGATACGATAGACTGAGGTATCAGGATCAGCAAGCTATTCAAAAGCTAAAGGACCAATTGGCCAATTTGCAAGGGGCTGGATATAAAGATAAAGAAACAGGAAGGTTCGAAAATGATCCAGAAGAAATTGCAGTTAGAATAAAGAAGCTCTATGGTCGTTTGTCGGACCTGGCGAATCAGGACAAGTCGTCTGATATCAAAA atcttTTAGGTAAACTGAATCTACGCGATGTTAACGAGGATCTAGAGTAcaaagaaaagtttgaaaaactagAACAAGAGTTCGAAGATTTCAAACTGAAAACATCGGCCCAGCTTCGCCATGCGACACCTGATTCCTCGCTGAATAAAGAACAGGACAAAATTACTGCTTCTGAATCAAACGAATGCGGTAATTACAAACTGCAGTTGAATGCTGCTAAATtgcagattaaaaatttagaagaaaGATTGCGCAGATCGAATGCAGATATAATTAACAAAGAGAAAGAATTCAAATCTCAATTAGAAAATCAGCAacag CTACTCAGAGAAGAACGATTGAAAAGTGAAAGATCGCTATCTCTGAAGGAAAATGAATTCCGAGGAAAGATTTCAACCTTGGAACATCAGCTTCAACGTCAAAGGGAACGAACATTGGTATTAATTCAGGACAAGGACCAAGAAATACAAACCTTAAAATCATCATTTCATGCGTTACTGCCAAAGAAAGCTTCTTCTGGAGATCAAGAAGACCGCTCCAAATCCCCGACTCCGGACAATGTTTCCGAACCAGCGGTTGATCTTGTTACAGGCTTGCTGACAGCCGACAGTCCACCTATGCTCCATTACGCTCAAGAATTGGCGAGGCGAGAAGTCCAGGTTTCAGGATTACGAAAAAGCAACATGAAATTGGAAGCAGATATTAGAGAGAAACATAGAGAATATATAAAAGCTACTGAAAAACACAAAGAGGAATTGAAAAGATTAGAAAGTGAAGTGACAAG ATTGAAAGCCTACAAATCCAGAGAAGGTGCAAATCTCGAGTACTTGAAGAATGTCGTGCTCAATTACCTCCTGACTAATGATGGATCCAGTAAGCGGCATATGCTGAATGCTATTTCTACCATTCTTCACTTCACTCCGGAAGAGGCGGAGAAAATTCGTCACCTCAAACGACATTGA
- the LOC124414409 gene encoding D-aminoacyl-tRNA deacylase 1 has product MKAVIQRVTKASVSVNGETVSCIGRGLCVLIGLKKDDNVVDMEYIIRKILNTKIFEDEKGKRWSTSVMDNNYEILCVSQFTLYHQMKGNKLDFHRAMPAADSEPFYNNFLLELGKKYKPELIKDGKFGAMMQVLIENDGPVTLEIESPIKTS; this is encoded by the exons ATGAAAGCTGTAATTCAACGAGTTACGAAAGCTAGCGTATCAG tcAATGGTGAAACCGTCAGTTGCATCGGACGGGGACTCTGCGTTTTAATAGGACTAAAAAAAGACGACAATGTGGTAGATATGGAATACat AATCCGCAAGATCCTCAACACAAAAATCTTTGAGGACGAAAAGGGGAAAAGATGGTCTACAAGCGTTATGGATAACAATTATGAAATTCTATGCGTTAGCCAGTTCACATTGTACCATCAAATGAAGGGGAATAAACTGGATTTTCACAGAGCAATGCCAGCTGCGGACTCGGAaccattttacaataattttctccTTGAACttggcaaaaaatacaaacccGAGCTGATAAAAG ATGGGAAATTTGGCGCAATGATGCAAGTTCTAATCGAGAATGACGGACCAGTCACGCTCGAGATTGAATCACCTATAAAAACATCTTAG
- the LOC124414405 gene encoding GRIP and coiled-coil domain-containing protein 1 isoform X2 encodes MERASKKELCEIVDKQRQKLTKYENRLRDIVPAYESLVKEKEALEESLKTFILKTKADVDKNDKTSDLKTGTELVPNSKKEAISQLETVEQLKTQLTALMNSLATLSAEKSKMEANFQSDKKQLRTEREEYEKVIRELREKLKQAQKETRSEVEHVKYKLIMERHEREKEQADHSAMIKYIYLTCMKNAFDRCWELQRLLNDERCAKEQLENQVKDLKINVASKEQSRLLEAELEIARNKLKQAEAAAKETPPLLLSLQFEMASLKQQHRNAIQEEQKRASAAEQQARILAMTHESRVAGLEARLAELSETVGGYDRLRYQDQQAIQKLKDQLANLQGAGYKDKETGRFENDPEEIAVRIKKLYGRLSDLANQDKSSDIKSKLNLRDVNEDLEYKEKFEKLEQEFEDFKLKTSAQLRHATPDSSLNKEQDKITASESNECGNYKLQLNAAKLQIKNLEERLRRSNADIINKEKEFKSQLENQQQLLREERLKSERSLSLKENEFRGKISTLEHQLQRQRERTLVLIQDKDQEIQTLKSSFHALLPKKASSGDQEDRSKSPTPDNVSEPAVDLVTGLLTADSPPMLHYAQELARREVQVSGLRKSNMKLEADIREKHREYIKATEKHKEELKRLESEVTRLKAYKSREGANLEYLKNVVLNYLLTNDGSSKRHMLNAISTILHFTPEEAEKIRHLKRH; translated from the exons ATGGAAAGAGCGAGCAAGAAGGAGCTTTGCGAAATCGTAGATAAGCAGAGGCAAAAACTAACCAAGTATGAGAACCGCCTGAGAG ATATCGTGCCGGCGTACGAGAGTttagtaaaagaaaaagaagcccTAGAAGAAAGCCTCAAAACTTTTATCCTTAAAACTAAGGCTGACGtagataaaaatgataaaacatCAGATTTGAAAACTGGCACTGAACTG GTGCCTAATTCTAAAAAAGAAGCAATAAGCCAACTAGAGACTGTGGAGCAATTAAAAACTCAGCTTACTGCCCTGATGAATTCGTTAGCAACTctttcagcagaaaaatcaaaaatggagGCAAATTTTCAGTCTGATAAAAAACAGCTGCGCACGGAAAGAGAAGAA TACGAAAAAGTTATCAGAgagttgagagaaaaattgaaacaggcACAAAAAGAAACACGCTCCGAGGTTGAGCATGTTAAGTATAAACTCATCATGGAACGGCATGAACGAGAAAAGGAGCAAGCTGATCATTCCGCAATGATTAAGTACATATACCTCACTTGTATGAAGAATGCTTTCGACCGATGTTG GGAACTGCAAAGACTGCTCAATGACGAAAGATGCGCCAAGGAGCAGCTGGAAAACCAAGTTAAGGATCTGAAGATCAATGTAGCGAGTAAAGAGCAAAGTAGGTTGCTAGAGGCAGAGTTAGAAATTGCCaggaataaattgaaacaagCAGAGGCAGCTGCAAAAGAAACTCCTCCACTACTGCTTTCTTTACAATTTGAAATGGCGAGTTTAAAACAACAACATCGCAATGCAATTCAAGAG GAACAAAAGAGAGCCTCTGCCGCAGAACAACAGGCAAGAATTCTAGCAATGACGCATGAATCCAGAGTTGCAGGATTGGAGGCTCGATTAGCAGAGTTATCGGAAACAGTTGGAGGATACGATAGACTGAGGTATCAGGATCAGCAAGCTATTCAAAAGCTAAAGGACCAATTGGCCAATTTGCAAGGGGCTGGATATAAAGATAAAGAAACAGGAAGGTTCGAAAATGATCCAGAAGAAATTGCAGTTAGAATAAAGAAGCTCTATGGTCGTTTGTCGGACCTGGCGAATCAGGACAAGTCGTCTGATATCAAAA GTAAACTGAATCTACGCGATGTTAACGAGGATCTAGAGTAcaaagaaaagtttgaaaaactagAACAAGAGTTCGAAGATTTCAAACTGAAAACATCGGCCCAGCTTCGCCATGCGACACCTGATTCCTCGCTGAATAAAGAACAGGACAAAATTACTGCTTCTGAATCAAACGAATGCGGTAATTACAAACTGCAGTTGAATGCTGCTAAATtgcagattaaaaatttagaagaaaGATTGCGCAGATCGAATGCAGATATAATTAACAAAGAGAAAGAATTCAAATCTCAATTAGAAAATCAGCAacag CTACTCAGAGAAGAACGATTGAAAAGTGAAAGATCGCTATCTCTGAAGGAAAATGAATTCCGAGGAAAGATTTCAACCTTGGAACATCAGCTTCAACGTCAAAGGGAACGAACATTGGTATTAATTCAGGACAAGGACCAAGAAATACAAACCTTAAAATCATCATTTCATGCGTTACTGCCAAAGAAAGCTTCTTCTGGAGATCAAGAAGACCGCTCCAAATCCCCGACTCCGGACAATGTTTCCGAACCAGCGGTTGATCTTGTTACAGGCTTGCTGACAGCCGACAGTCCACCTATGCTCCATTACGCTCAAGAATTGGCGAGGCGAGAAGTCCAGGTTTCAGGATTACGAAAAAGCAACATGAAATTGGAAGCAGATATTAGAGAGAAACATAGAGAATATATAAAAGCTACTGAAAAACACAAAGAGGAATTGAAAAGATTAGAAAGTGAAGTGACAAG ATTGAAAGCCTACAAATCCAGAGAAGGTGCAAATCTCGAGTACTTGAAGAATGTCGTGCTCAATTACCTCCTGACTAATGATGGATCCAGTAAGCGGCATATGCTGAATGCTATTTCTACCATTCTTCACTTCACTCCGGAAGAGGCGGAGAAAATTCGTCACCTCAAACGACATTGA